A genomic segment from Vicugna pacos chromosome 17, VicPac4, whole genome shotgun sequence encodes:
- the GPR27 gene encoding probable G-protein coupled receptor 27 — MANASEPGGGGGGGEAAALGLKLATLSLLLCVSLAGNVLFALLIVRERSLHRAPYYLLLDLCLADGLRALACLPAVMLAARRAAAAAGAPPGALGCKLLAFLAALFCFHAAFLLLGVGVTRYLAIAHHRFYAERLAGWPCAAMLVCAAWALALAAAFPPVLDGGGGGDDEDAPCALEQRPDGAPGALGFLLLLAVVVGATHLVYLRLLFFIHDRRKMRPARLVPAVSHDWTFHGPGATGQAAANWTAGFGRGPTPPALVGIRPAGAGRGARRLLVLEEFKTEKRLCKMFYAVTLLFLLLWGPYVVASYLRVLVRPGAVPQAYLTASVWLTFAQAGINPVVCFLFNRELRDCFRAQFPCCQSPQATQATLPCDLKGIGL; from the coding sequence ATGGCGAACGCGAGCgagccgggcggcggcggcggcggcggcgaggcgGCCGCCCTGGGACTCAAGCTGGCCACGCTCAGCCTGCTGCTGTGCGTGAGCCTGGCGGGCAACGTGCTGTTCGCGCTGCTCATCGTGCGGGAGCGCAGCCTGCACCGCGCCCCGTACTACCTGCTGCTCGACCTGTGCCTGGCCGACGGGCTGCGCGCGCTCGCCTGCCTCCCGGCCGTCATGCTGGCGGCGCGGCGGGCCGCGGCCGCCgcgggggcgccgccgggcgCGCTGGGCTGCAAGCTGCTCGCCTTCCTGGCcgcgctcttctgcttccacgcCGCCTTCCTGCTGCTCGGCGTGGGCGTCACCCGCTACCTGGCCATCGCGCACCACCGCTTCTACGCCGAGCGCCTGGCCGGCTGGCCGTGCGCCGCCATGCTGGTGTGCGCCGCCTGGGCGCTGGCGCTGGCCGCGGCCTTCCCGCCCGTGCtggacggcggcggcggcggcgacgacGAGGACGCGCCGTGCGCCCTGGAGCAGCGGCCCGACGGCGCCCCCGGCGCGCTcggcttcctgctgctgctggccgTGGTGGTGGGCGCCACGCACCTCGTCTACCTCCGCCTGCTCTTCTTCATCCACGACCGCCGCAAGATGCGGCCCGCGCGCCTCGTGCCCGCCGTCAGCCACGACTGGACCTTCCACGGCCCCGGCGCCACCGGCCAGGCGGCCGCCAATTGGACGGCTGGCTTCGGCCGCGGGCCCACGCCGCCCGCGCTCGTGGGCATCCGGCCGGCAGGGGCGGGCCGCGGCGCGCGCCGCCTCCTCGTGCTCGAGGAGTTCAAGACGGAGAAGAGGCTGTGCAAGATGTTCTACGCCGTCACCCTGCTCTTCCTGCTCCTCTGGGGGCCCTACGTCGTGGCCAGCTACCTGCGGGTCCTGGTGCGGCCCGGCGCCGTCCCCCAGGCCTACCTGACGGCCTCCGTGTGGCTGACCTTCGCGCAGGCCGGCATCAATCCCGTCGTGTGCTTCCTCTTCAACAGGGAGCTCAGGGACTGCTTCCGGGCCCAGTTCCCCTGCTGCCAGAGCCCCCAGGCCACCCAGGCCACCCTGCCCTGCGACCTGAAAGGCATCGGTTTATAA
- the PROK2 gene encoding prokineticin-2 isoform X1: MRSPRCARLLLLLLLPPLLLTPPAGDAAVITGACDKDPQCGGGMCCAVSIWVKSIRICTPMGKVGDTCHPLTRKNHFGNGRQERRKRKRRKRKKEVPFLGRRMHHTCPCMPGLACLRTSFNRFICLARK, translated from the exons ATGAGGAGCCCGCGCTGCGCCCGGTTGCTGCTCCTGCTTCTGCTGCCGCCGCTGCTACTCACGCCCCCCGCCGGGGACGCCGCCGTCATCACGGGG GCCTGCGACAAGGACCCCCAGTGTGGTGGAGGCATGTGCTGTGCTGTTAGTATCTGGGTTAAGAGCATACGGATTTGCACACCAATGGGCAAAGTGGGAGACACCTGCCATCCGCTGACTCGTAAA AACCATTTTGGAAATGGGaggcaggaaagaagaaagaggaagagaagaaaaaggaaaaaggag gTTCCATTTTTGGGGCGGAGAATGCACCACACGTGTCCCTGTATGCCTGGCTTAGCCTGTTTACGGACTTCCTTTAACCGATTTATCTGTCTAGCCCGGAAGTAA
- the PROK2 gene encoding prokineticin-2 isoform X2 translates to MRSPRCARLLLLLLLPPLLLTPPAGDAAVITGACDKDPQCGGGMCCAVSIWVKSIRICTPMGKVGDTCHPLTRKVPFLGRRMHHTCPCMPGLACLRTSFNRFICLARK, encoded by the exons ATGAGGAGCCCGCGCTGCGCCCGGTTGCTGCTCCTGCTTCTGCTGCCGCCGCTGCTACTCACGCCCCCCGCCGGGGACGCCGCCGTCATCACGGGG GCCTGCGACAAGGACCCCCAGTGTGGTGGAGGCATGTGCTGTGCTGTTAGTATCTGGGTTAAGAGCATACGGATTTGCACACCAATGGGCAAAGTGGGAGACACCTGCCATCCGCTGACTCGTAAA gTTCCATTTTTGGGGCGGAGAATGCACCACACGTGTCCCTGTATGCCTGGCTTAGCCTGTTTACGGACTTCCTTTAACCGATTTATCTGTCTAGCCCGGAAGTAA